A genomic window from Solanum dulcamara chromosome 11, daSolDulc1.2, whole genome shotgun sequence includes:
- the LOC129874599 gene encoding F-box/kelch-repeat protein At1g30090 has product MFFSLSISLKKIWRLEEGVVQFSSRNMQRVRVSSHQAPVQRLGDSQMTLSPKFRLGAKQSDLLDPSFELEMWRKGEPLIPGLPDDVALNCLLRVPVDNHINCRVVCKRWYSLFATKDRFFSRRKELGFHDPWLFVFAFHKTSGKIQWKVFDLKSSSWHTIPTMPCKEKVCPHGFRCICFPHDGVLYVCGGVASDVDCPLNLVVKYEVQRNRWTIMKKMITARSFFASGVIDGMIYVAGGNSTHLFELDSAEVLDPNKGIWCPVANMGTNMASYDSAVLNGKLLVTEGWFWPFYVVPRGQIYDPQTDNWENMASGLREGWTGSSVVLYGQLFVVSEHERTKLKVYDPETDSWDTVEGLPLPEQICKPFSVDCCDNRIVVVGRNLHVAVGHIKSLQPSMKRCSFAVYWQVVDAPESLSDFTPSSAQVLFA; this is encoded by the coding sequence ATGTTCTTTTCCCTGAGCAttagtttaaagaaaatttggagaTTGGAGGAAGGGGTTGTGCAGTTTTCCTCAAGAAACATGCAAAGAGTAAGGGTATCATCACATCAAGCTCCAGTGCAAAGGCTGGGTGATTCACAAATGACATTGTCCCCAAAGTTTAGGTTAGGTGCAAAGCAATCTGATTTACTTGATCCTTCATTTGAGTTAGAAATGTGGCGAAAGGGAGAACCCCTAATTCCTGGACTTCCAGATGATGTTGCTCTCAACTGCCTCCTTAGGGTACCCGTTGATAACCACATCAACTGCAGAGTTGTATGTAAGCGATGGTATTCACTCTTTGCCACTAAAGATAGATTCTTTTCTCGAAGGAAGGAGCTTGGATTTCATGATCCTTGGCTTTTTGTCTTTGCCTTTCATAAAACTAGTGGGAAAATTCAGTGGAAAGTTTTTGATCTAAAAAGCTCTTCTTGGCATACTATCCCTACGATGCCGTGCAAGGAAAAAGTGTGCCCCCATGGATTCAGGTGTATCTGCTTTCCCCATGACGGTGTTCTCTATGTTTGTGGTGGGGTAGCCTCTGATGTTGATTGTCCCCTTAATTTGGTGGTTAAGTATGAAGTTCAGAGAAACCGTTGGACTATTATGAAGAAGATGATCACAGCTAGGTCCTTTTTTGCCAGTGGAGTTATTGATGGGATGATTTATGTTGCCGGAGGAAACAGCACACATCTTTTTGAGCTGGACTCTGCTGAAGTCTTGGATCCTAATAAAGGGATTTGGTGCCCTGTTGCAAATATGGGAACAAACATGGCCTCATATGACTCTGCAGTTCTTAATGGGAAGCTTCTAGTAACCGAAGGCTGGTTTTGGCCATTTTATGTTGTGCCTAGGGGCCAGATTTATGACCCTCAAACAGATAATTGGGAGAACATGGCTTCTGGACTTCGAGAAGGTTGGACTGGTTCTAGTGTTGTGCTATATGGGCAATTGTTTGTAGTTTCCGAACACGAACGCACAAAACTTAAGGTTTATGATCCGGAAACTGATTCCTGGGACACTGTTGAAGGACTTCCACTGCCAGAGCAGATATGTAAACCTTTCTCTGTAGATTGCTGTGACAACCGGATTGTTGTCGTAGGCCGAAATCTTCATGTTGCTGTAGGACATATCAAGAGCCTGCAGCCATCTATGAAACGCTGCTCATTTGCTGTTTACTGGCAAGTGGTAGATGCTCCTGAATCCCTCTCTGACTTCACGCCATCTAGTGCACAGGTTCTATTTGCTTAG